The following are from one region of the Candidatus Dadabacteria bacterium genome:
- a CDS encoding leucyl aminopeptidase, with the protein MKTGFTLTGKSGAHRAAADLLVAGVNAGDSKRIAELDRRLGGAASRGIEKTSARLGSCFVVDTMGRLPARAVAVAGLGEKKNFSAPGDCFKAASAAVRAAGGGGLKKVVLDFPGLSSTAAGVRALLEGALLGAYRFSKYKGGGGTPEGGPDAPERIAVASSISSAAFKDASRLALATAEGVRLCRNLVNEPPMSLTPAALAEAAEVMCAEEGLECAVITPEEMEKRGMGGLLAVGGGSANPPRLIHMKYRPSPAGRARKVAIVGKGITFDSGGLSLKPADSMRNMKMDMAGAAAVIGAMKAVCAVRPRAEVHGIVASAENMTGPAAYRPDDIVTPMNGKTVEIVNTDAEGRVVLADALSYAVELGAREIVDLATLTGACVVALGGNTAGVMGNSPEVVKNILRSAASAGEAMWELPLSEDLGKDIESDFADIKNAGGRAGGAITAALFLEHFVSATPWAHIDIAGPAYREKGGDWHPVGATGFGVRTVLDYLSRK; encoded by the coding sequence ATGAAAACCGGATTCACTTTAACGGGAAAAAGCGGGGCGCACCGCGCGGCGGCGGATTTGCTTGTCGCGGGCGTGAACGCGGGAGACTCAAAGCGCATAGCGGAACTTGACCGCCGCCTTGGCGGCGCCGCTTCGCGCGGGATTGAAAAGACCTCCGCGCGCCTCGGCTCGTGTTTTGTTGTTGACACAATGGGGCGGCTTCCCGCCCGGGCGGTGGCCGTTGCGGGGCTTGGCGAAAAGAAAAACTTTTCCGCTCCGGGCGACTGCTTCAAGGCGGCGTCCGCGGCTGTCAGGGCCGCCGGGGGGGGCGGGCTTAAAAAGGTTGTTCTGGATTTTCCCGGCCTGTCTTCAACTGCGGCGGGCGTCCGCGCGCTTCTGGAAGGCGCGCTGCTCGGCGCATACAGGTTTTCAAAATACAAGGGCGGCGGCGGGACGCCCGAAGGCGGGCCGGACGCTCCGGAGCGGATAGCAGTGGCGTCGTCAATATCTTCCGCCGCTTTCAAAGACGCCTCCCGCCTTGCCCTCGCCACGGCGGAAGGCGTCCGCCTGTGCAGAAACCTTGTAAACGAGCCGCCGATGTCTCTCACTCCCGCCGCCCTTGCGGAGGCGGCGGAGGTTATGTGCGCGGAGGAGGGGCTTGAGTGCGCGGTCATCACGCCCGAAGAGATGGAGAAAAGGGGCATGGGCGGGCTTCTCGCCGTGGGCGGCGGAAGCGCGAATCCGCCCCGTCTGATTCACATGAAATACCGCCCGTCTCCGGCGGGGCGGGCGCGCAAGGTCGCCATTGTGGGCAAGGGCATCACCTTTGACTCCGGCGGCCTCAGCCTGAAGCCCGCCGATTCAATGAGAAATATGAAGATGGACATGGCGGGCGCGGCGGCGGTCATCGGGGCGATGAAGGCGGTTTGCGCCGTCCGTCCGCGTGCGGAGGTTCACGGCATAGTGGCGTCCGCCGAAAACATGACCGGCCCCGCCGCCTACAGGCCGGACGACATAGTTACCCCCATGAACGGCAAAACGGTTGAGATAGTCAACACGGACGCGGAGGGAAGGGTTGTTCTCGCGGACGCGCTCAGCTACGCGGTGGAGCTCGGCGCGCGGGAAATCGTTGACCTCGCCACTCTCACCGGCGCGTGCGTGGTGGCCCTCGGCGGCAATACCGCGGGCGTTATGGGAAACAGCCCCGAAGTGGTAAAAAACATACTGCGCTCCGCCGCCTCGGCGGGCGAGGCGATGTGGGAGCTTCCCCTGTCGGAAGACCTCGGAAAAGATATAGAGAGCGACTTTGCGGACATCAAAAACGCCGGGGGCCGCGCGGGCGGGGCGATAACCGCCGCGCTGTTTCTTGAGCACTTTGTTTCCGCGACGCCGTGGGCGCACATTGACATTGCGGGCCCCGCTTACCGGGAGAAGGGGGGCGACTGGCATCCAGTGGGAGCGACCGGTTTCGGCGTCAGAACGGTTTTGGACTATCTGTCGCGCAAATAA